In Mycobacterium tuberculosis H37Rv, a single window of DNA contains:
- a CDS encoding hypothetical protein (This region is a possible MT-complex-specific genomic island (See Becq et al., 2007 PMID:17545187).) — protein sequence MIELSYAPDVAGRRSNWPKGSGVNTWTAIRWTFAEDSPYVGTGLERMASDTHGGGGGRPVTPPPPGMHHLGCSRGVLLISSQRDAGHKTCDPAAGGTLTSVLT from the coding sequence ATGATCGAGCTTAGCTATGCTCCGGATGTAGCTGGCCGAAGATCCAACTGGCCGAAGGGCTCGGGGGTCAACACCTGGACAGCCATTCGCTGGACATTTGCTGAAGATTCACCGTACGTCGGCACCGGTCTGGAGCGGATGGCTTCAGACACACACGGGGGCGGTGGCGGCCGACCGGTCACCCCGCCCCCGCCCGGTATGCACCATCTCGGGTGCAGCCGAGGCGTGTTGTTAATCTCGTCACAACGGGACGCCGGTCACAAGACGTGCGACCCAGCCGCCGGCGGCACTCTGACCTCGGTTCTTACCTGA